The nucleotide sequence GGGCCGCGGTCAGCGCCCGGTGCCGTTCCCGTTCGGCGGGCAGGGAGACGGAGTCGAGGACGCCCTCCGGCAGCGGTTCGTGCACCTCGGCGTCGATGCCGAGGGAGGCCAGGTCACCCGAGCGGACGAGGGCCGCACCCCGGTAGCCGTCGCAGTGGGTCATGCTGCCGAGCAGGCCGTCCGGCCAGACCGGGGCGCCGCGCTCGCCGGTCGGCACGGGCGCGGGCGGCCGGCCGAGCTTCTCCATCGCGCGCCGCGCGCAGACGCGTGCGGAGGCGAACTCGCGCCGGCGCTTGTCGACCGCGCGGGCCAGCAGCGCCCGTTCCTCAGGGAAGAGCACGGTGTCCGGGTCGTCGTCCGGAGGGCCGTAGGACTCCACGGCGACCACCGAGTCCGGCAGCAGTTCCTCGATCACCGGTACCCGACCTTCCACGACAGTGTGCGGCGCGGCACCACGACAGCACACCGGCCCGGGGAGGGCAAGAGCGGCCCGTGCGGGCGGGGCGCCGGGGGCCCGACCCGCCCGGCGAATCCGTAACACGCGCGTTGCACGAACGGCTCGACGCAGGCCGTATGATCGCCCCAACACTCACCGCCCAACATCCCTTTCCTGAGGGCGGTTTGGTGTCCCTTCCTTCCTCCTGTCCGGGCGCGGACCACTGAGTCCTGCCCGAAAATGCCCGAAAGGCGGCCCGCATGGTCTCTCGCGTACGCGTATGGCTCAACCGCACGTACGCGGAGAACGTGTTCTTCATGGATCAGCTACGGAGAAACCCGAGCGACCGTGCCGTGGAGATCCACGCGACGCACGGCGACCCGGACTCCCCCGTGCTGGCCGCCGCCGACACCGCCGCGCTGGAGCCGGAGGGGCTGTCCCCGGCCGGGTACGTGGAGTACGCGCTCGACCAGTGCGCACGGCGTGGCATCGATGTCTTCGTGCCCCGGCTGCACCAGTCGGCGATCGTCGCGCACCGCGCCGACTTCGCCGCGGCGGGCACGGCCCTGCTGGCGCCGACGCCCGAGGCGGTGGCGGTGTTCGAGGACAAGGTGACCGCGTACGAGGCGGTCCGCTCGGTGGGTGTCCCGGTGCCGCCGTGGTTCCGGGTCCGCACGGCGGACGAACTGGTCGCCGCAGTCGAGGAGTTGGAGGAGGCCGGGCACAAGGCGTGCTTCAAGCCCGCCGCGGGTGCGGGCGGG is from Streptomyces seoulensis and encodes:
- a CDS encoding 4'-phosphopantetheinyl transferase family protein produces the protein MIEELLPDSVVAVESYGPPDDDPDTVLFPEERALLARAVDKRRREFASARVCARRAMEKLGRPPAPVPTGERGAPVWPDGLLGSMTHCDGYRGAALVRSGDLASLGIDAEVHEPLPEGVLDSVSLPAERERHRALTAARPGVHWDRLLFSAKESVYKAWFPLTRAWLDFSEADIELVPAHGGRGTFHARLLVPGPLVGTTRLTGFDGRWLTGDGLVLTAVAVPAP